A genomic window from Streptomyces sp. NBC_00234 includes:
- the guaB gene encoding IMP dehydrogenase: MTANVDGVPEKFATLGLTYDDVLLLPGASDMAPDQIDTSSYISKNVRVNIPLLSAAMDKVTEARMAIAMARQGGAGVLHRNLSIADQANQVDLVKRSESGMVTDPITVHPDATLREADELCAKFRISGVPVTDAAGKLLGIVTNRDMAFESDRGRQVREVMTPMPLVTGKVGISGVDAMELLRRHKIEKLPLVDDHGILKGLITVKDFVKAEKYPNAAKDKEGRLLVGAAVGVAGDAYERAQALVEAGVDFIVVDTAHGHSRLVGDMVAKIKSNASVDVIGGNIATRDGAQALIDAGVDGIKVGVGPGSICTTRVVAGIGVPQVTAIYEASLAAKAAGVPVIGDGGLQYSGDIAKALVAGADTVMLGSLLAGCEESPGELLFINGKQFKSYRGMGSLAAMQTRGDRKSFSKDRYFQEGVASDEKLVPEGIEGQVPYRGPLSAVVHQLTGGLRQSMFYVGGRTVPELQANGRFVRITSAGLKESHPHDIQMTVEAPNYSRK; encoded by the coding sequence ATGACTGCAAACGTCGACGGAGTGCCCGAGAAATTCGCGACGCTCGGGCTGACATACGACGACGTGCTGCTGCTGCCCGGCGCGTCCGACATGGCGCCCGATCAGATCGACACTTCCTCGTACATCTCGAAGAACGTCCGGGTGAACATCCCGCTGCTCTCCGCGGCGATGGACAAGGTCACCGAGGCGCGCATGGCCATCGCCATGGCCCGTCAGGGCGGCGCGGGCGTGCTGCACCGCAATCTCTCCATCGCCGACCAGGCCAACCAGGTCGACCTGGTGAAGCGCTCCGAGTCCGGCATGGTCACCGACCCGATCACGGTGCACCCGGACGCGACGCTGCGCGAGGCCGACGAGCTCTGCGCCAAGTTCCGCATCAGCGGTGTCCCGGTGACCGACGCCGCCGGCAAGCTGCTCGGCATCGTCACCAACCGTGACATGGCCTTCGAGTCGGACCGCGGCCGTCAGGTCCGCGAGGTCATGACGCCGATGCCGCTGGTCACGGGCAAGGTCGGCATCTCCGGCGTGGACGCCATGGAACTGCTGCGCCGCCACAAGATCGAGAAGCTTCCGCTGGTCGACGACCACGGGATCCTCAAGGGCCTCATCACGGTCAAGGACTTCGTCAAGGCCGAGAAGTACCCGAACGCCGCCAAGGACAAGGAAGGCCGGCTGCTCGTCGGCGCCGCCGTCGGTGTCGCGGGCGACGCCTACGAGCGGGCCCAGGCGCTCGTCGAGGCCGGTGTCGACTTCATCGTCGTCGACACCGCCCACGGCCACTCCCGGCTCGTCGGCGACATGGTCGCCAAGATCAAGTCGAACGCCTCGGTCGACGTCATCGGCGGCAACATCGCCACCCGTGACGGCGCCCAGGCGCTGATCGACGCGGGCGTCGACGGCATCAAGGTCGGCGTCGGCCCGGGCTCCATCTGTACCACCCGTGTGGTCGCCGGCATCGGCGTCCCGCAGGTCACCGCGATCTACGAGGCATCGCTCGCCGCCAAGGCGGCCGGTGTCCCGGTCATCGGTGACGGCGGCCTCCAGTACTCCGGTGACATCGCCAAGGCCCTGGTGGCCGGCGCCGACACCGTGATGCTCGGCTCGCTGCTCGCGGGCTGCGAGGAGTCGCCGGGTGAGCTGCTCTTCATCAACGGCAAGCAGTTCAAGTCGTACCGCGGCATGGGTTCGCTCGCCGCGATGCAGACCCGTGGCGACCGCAAGTCGTTCTCCAAGGACCGCTACTTCCAGGAGGGCGTCGCCTCCGACGAGAAGCTGGTTCCCGAGGGCATCGAGGGCCAGGTCCCCTACCGGGGCCCGCTCTCCGCGGTCGTGCACCAGCTCACCGGCGGTCTGCGCCAGTCGATGTTCTACGTCGGCGGCCGGACGGTGCCGGAGCTCCAGGCCAACGGCCGTTTCGTCCGGATCACCTCGGCGGGTCTCAAGGAGAGCCACCCGCACGACATCCAGATGACGGTCGAAGCGCCGAACTACAGCAGGAAGTAA
- a CDS encoding WhiB family transcriptional regulator: MADFSRLPGPNADLWDWQLLAACRGVDSSLFFHPEGERGAARSARETSAKEVCMRCPVRAECAAHALAVREPYGVWGGLTEDEREELMGRARNRLITAAHSGTPAGPGHA, encoded by the coding sequence ATGGCAGATTTCTCCCGCCTTCCCGGACCCAACGCAGACCTGTGGGACTGGCAGCTGCTGGCCGCCTGCCGAGGGGTCGACAGCTCACTCTTCTTCCACCCGGAGGGTGAGCGCGGGGCGGCTCGGAGCGCTCGCGAGACCTCGGCGAAAGAGGTGTGCATGCGCTGCCCGGTACGGGCCGAGTGCGCGGCACACGCCCTGGCGGTACGGGAGCCCTACGGAGTGTGGGGCGGCCTGACCGAGGACGAACGCGAAGAGCTCATGGGCCGTGCACGCAACCGGCTGATCACGGCCGCCCACTCGGGCACCCCGGCCGGCCCCGGACACGCCTGA
- a CDS encoding nucleotide sugar dehydrogenase translates to MPADLAVIGLGHLGLPLAQAAVAAGIQTVGYDTDPRPFAELSAGRSPVEGSLTASDIRRMLAGGFRPTTNPAELGRIRTAVICAPTPLGADRTLDLGALGDAARALAARLRPHTTVLLESAVPPGTTESFLRPLLEEGSGLRAGRDFHLACSPSRLDPGSRTHGYANTPKVIGGLTPACTESAAAFYGRLTDKVVRARGPREAEMTKVLETNFRHVNIALVNEMAVLCHDLGVDFWDVIRCAETKPFGFQPFRPGPGVGGHGAPVDPGYLPYNSRTPGHPLRMVSLAQEINDRMPQYVIQRCATLLNEHGKSVRGARVLLLGVTYKPDLADQEASPAREIAGRLMDMGAQIGYHDPHVLDWRVRELPVPRADSLYEAAASADLTVLLQHHRTYDLQGLAVKAQLLLDTRGATPAGAAHRL, encoded by the coding sequence ATGCCCGCAGACCTCGCTGTCATCGGACTCGGTCACCTCGGCCTGCCCCTCGCCCAAGCCGCTGTGGCAGCGGGTATCCAGACCGTCGGATACGACACCGATCCCCGCCCCTTCGCCGAACTCTCCGCAGGTCGCAGCCCCGTCGAGGGTTCTCTCACGGCCTCGGACATCCGCCGGATGCTCGCCGGAGGATTCCGCCCCACCACCAACCCCGCCGAACTGGGCCGGATCCGTACCGCCGTCATCTGCGCCCCCACCCCCCTCGGCGCGGACCGCACCCTCGACCTCGGCGCCCTCGGCGACGCGGCGCGCGCGCTCGCCGCCCGGCTGCGCCCGCACACCACCGTGCTCCTCGAATCGGCCGTGCCCCCCGGCACCACCGAGAGCTTCCTGCGGCCCCTGCTGGAGGAGGGCTCCGGGCTGCGCGCCGGACGCGACTTCCACCTCGCCTGCTCCCCCAGCCGCCTCGACCCGGGCAGCCGCACCCACGGCTACGCCAACACCCCCAAGGTGATCGGCGGACTCACCCCGGCGTGCACCGAGTCGGCCGCGGCGTTCTACGGCAGGCTCACCGACAAGGTCGTCCGGGCCCGCGGCCCGCGCGAGGCGGAGATGACCAAGGTCCTGGAGACCAACTTCCGGCACGTCAACATCGCCCTGGTCAACGAGATGGCGGTGCTCTGCCACGACCTCGGGGTCGACTTCTGGGACGTCATCCGGTGCGCCGAGACCAAGCCCTTCGGCTTCCAGCCCTTCCGCCCCGGCCCCGGCGTCGGCGGCCACGGCGCCCCCGTGGACCCCGGCTACCTCCCGTACAACAGCCGCACCCCGGGCCACCCCTTGCGCATGGTCTCGCTCGCCCAGGAGATCAACGACCGGATGCCGCAGTACGTGATCCAGCGCTGCGCCACCCTTCTCAACGAACACGGCAAGTCCGTCCGGGGCGCCCGCGTGCTGCTTCTCGGGGTCACCTACAAGCCGGACCTCGCCGACCAGGAGGCGTCCCCCGCCCGCGAGATCGCGGGCCGGCTGATGGACATGGGCGCACAGATCGGCTACCACGACCCGCACGTCCTGGACTGGCGCGTGCGCGAACTGCCCGTCCCCCGTGCGGACTCGCTGTACGAGGCCGCGGCCAGCGCCGATCTGACGGTGCTCCTCCAGCACCACCGTACGTACGACCTCCAGGGCCTCGCCGTGAAGGCCCAACTCCTCCTGGACACCCGGGGAGCCACCCCGGCGGGAGCCGCGCACCGGCTGTGA
- a CDS encoding GuaB3 family IMP dehydrogenase-related protein, with protein sequence MTEIEIGRGKRGRRAYAFDDIAVVPSRRTRDPKEVSIAWQIDAYRFELPFLAAPMDSVVSPQHAIRIGELGGLGVLNLEGLWTRHADPQPLLDEIAEMPVESATRRLQEIYSAPIQEELIGQRIKEVRDSGVVTAAALSPQRTAQFSKAVVDAGVDIFVIRGTTVSAEHVSGAAEPLNLKQFIYELDVPVIVGGCATYTAALHLMRTGAAGVLVGFGGGAAHTTRNVFGIQVPMATAVADVAGARRDYMDESGGRYVHVIADGGVGWSGDLPKAIACGADAVMMGSPLARATDAPGRGRHWGMEAVHEDVPRGKLVDLGSVGTTEEVLTGPSHTPDGSMNIFGALRRAMATTGYSDLKEFQRVEVTVADSQHRR encoded by the coding sequence GTGACTGAGATCGAGATCGGGCGCGGCAAGCGCGGCCGCCGGGCGTACGCATTCGACGACATCGCCGTCGTACCGAGCCGCCGTACGCGGGACCCGAAGGAGGTCTCGATCGCCTGGCAGATCGATGCCTACCGGTTCGAGCTGCCCTTCCTGGCCGCCCCCATGGACTCCGTGGTTTCTCCGCAGCACGCCATCCGGATCGGCGAGCTCGGCGGCCTGGGCGTTCTCAACCTGGAAGGGCTGTGGACCCGGCACGCCGACCCGCAGCCGCTCCTCGACGAGATCGCCGAGATGCCCGTCGAGTCCGCGACCCGCCGGCTCCAGGAGATCTACTCCGCCCCCATCCAGGAGGAGCTGATCGGGCAGCGCATCAAGGAGGTGCGCGACTCCGGTGTCGTCACCGCCGCCGCGCTCTCCCCGCAGCGCACCGCACAGTTCTCCAAGGCGGTCGTCGACGCGGGCGTGGACATCTTCGTGATCCGCGGTACGACGGTCTCCGCCGAGCACGTCTCGGGTGCGGCCGAGCCGCTCAACCTGAAGCAGTTCATCTACGAGCTGGACGTCCCGGTGATCGTCGGCGGCTGCGCCACGTACACCGCGGCCCTGCACCTGATGCGCACCGGCGCGGCCGGTGTCCTCGTCGGCTTCGGCGGCGGCGCGGCGCACACCACGCGCAACGTCTTCGGCATCCAGGTCCCGATGGCGACCGCGGTCGCCGATGTGGCCGGGGCCCGTCGCGACTACATGGACGAGTCCGGCGGCCGGTACGTGCACGTGATCGCCGACGGTGGCGTCGGCTGGTCCGGCGACCTGCCGAAGGCCATCGCCTGCGGCGCCGACGCCGTGATGATGGGCTCTCCGCTGGCCCGTGCGACGGACGCGCCCGGCCGCGGCCGGCACTGGGGCATGGAGGCCGTCCACGAGGACGTGCCGCGCGGCAAGCTGGTGGACCTGGGCTCCGTCGGGACGACGGAGGAGGTCCTCACGGGCCCCTCGCACACCCCTGACGGCTCGATGAACATCTTCGGCGCCCTGCGCCGCGCGATGGCCACGACGGGCTACAGCGACCTCAAGGAGTTCCAGCGCGTCGAGGTGACGGTGGCGGACTCGCAGCACCGCCGCTGA
- a CDS encoding LysR family transcriptional regulator, translated as MIEARHLRVLRAVSTTGSFSAAARELGCTQPAVSQQMKALEASAGTTLLIRTGREMRLTQAGEALVRHASGILAGLTAAEEEVAAIAGLRAGRVRLVSFPSGSSTLVPGALAALRAAHPGTRVSLVEAEPPRSVEMLRDGDCDIALAFRYGASGGEWDDLVVRPLLADRLIGLVPEGHRLAGAQAVGIAELADEPWIAGCPRCRRQLVEVCEASGFTPRIDFATDDYPAVIGLVGAGLGVAVLPELAIESVRPKGARTVTVEPAIEREIVALTLPDLARVPAVAATLDQLSLAAAR; from the coding sequence GTGATCGAAGCCCGTCATCTCCGAGTCCTGCGTGCCGTGTCCACCACCGGTTCGTTCTCCGCCGCCGCGCGCGAACTCGGCTGCACCCAGCCCGCGGTCAGCCAGCAGATGAAGGCGCTGGAGGCATCGGCGGGCACCACGCTGCTGATCCGTACGGGGCGCGAGATGAGGCTCACCCAGGCCGGCGAGGCCCTGGTGCGCCACGCCTCCGGCATCCTCGCCGGGCTGACCGCCGCCGAGGAGGAGGTCGCGGCGATCGCCGGACTGCGGGCGGGCCGGGTCCGGCTCGTCTCGTTCCCCAGCGGCAGCTCCACCCTGGTCCCCGGTGCGCTCGCGGCCCTGCGCGCCGCCCACCCGGGCACCCGGGTCTCGCTCGTCGAGGCGGAGCCGCCCCGCTCGGTGGAGATGCTCCGGGACGGCGACTGCGACATCGCGCTGGCCTTCCGTTACGGGGCGTCCGGCGGGGAGTGGGACGACCTGGTCGTACGCCCGCTGCTGGCCGACCGGCTGATCGGGCTGGTTCCCGAGGGGCACCGGCTGGCCGGTGCGCAGGCCGTGGGCATCGCGGAGCTGGCCGACGAGCCGTGGATCGCGGGCTGTCCGCGCTGCCGCCGCCAGCTCGTGGAGGTCTGCGAGGCGTCCGGCTTCACCCCCCGGATCGACTTCGCCACCGACGACTACCCGGCGGTGATCGGACTGGTGGGAGCGGGCCTCGGGGTGGCCGTCCTCCCGGAGCTGGCGATCGAGTCGGTACGCCCCAAGGGGGCCAGGACCGTCACGGTCGAACCGGCCATCGAGCGCGAGATCGTCGCGCTGACCCTCCCGGACCTGGCCCGGGTGCCGGCGGTGGCGGCCACCCTGGATCAGCTGTCCCTGGCCGCCGCGCGCTGA
- a CDS encoding response regulator transcription factor — protein sequence MTSVLVCDDSPLAREALRRAVATVPGVERVTTAANGEEVLRRWGADRSDLILMDVRMPGLGGVETVRRLLSADPGARIIMLTVAEDLDGVALAVAAGARGYLHKDASRAELRATVTQALADPTWRLAPRRLRSAEMGAAPTLTAREIQVLEGMSHGRSNAEIGRELFLSEDTVKTHARRLFKKLGASDRAHAVALGFRWGLVR from the coding sequence ATGACATCCGTCCTCGTCTGCGACGACTCCCCGCTTGCCCGAGAAGCGCTCCGCCGCGCGGTTGCGACCGTTCCCGGCGTCGAGCGTGTGACGACGGCGGCCAACGGCGAGGAAGTCCTCCGCCGCTGGGGGGCCGACCGTTCGGATCTGATTCTGATGGACGTACGCATGCCCGGTCTGGGGGGTGTGGAGACGGTCCGGCGACTGCTCTCCGCCGACCCGGGGGCCCGGATCATCATGCTGACCGTCGCCGAGGACCTGGACGGTGTCGCGCTCGCGGTCGCCGCCGGCGCCCGCGGATATCTGCACAAGGACGCCTCGCGCGCCGAACTGCGGGCCACAGTGACGCAGGCCCTGGCCGATCCGACGTGGCGGCTCGCCCCCCGTCGGCTCCGGTCCGCCGAGATGGGCGCGGCGCCGACGCTCACCGCGCGTGAGATCCAGGTGCTCGAAGGCATGAGCCACGGGCGGTCCAACGCGGAGATCGGGCGCGAGCTCTTCCTCTCCGAGGACACGGTGAAGACGCACGCCAGGCGCCTGTTCAAGAAGCTCGGCGCCTCGGACCGCGCGCACGCCGTGGCACTCGGCTTCCGCTGGGGCCTGGTCCGCTGA
- a CDS encoding MOSC domain-containing protein, which translates to MKLLTVNLGRPTASEHTNGPGGLTGIDKHPADGPVQVSDPGPKGAGGSGLAGDAVCDLRHHGGTDQAVYAFAREELDAWEKALGRDLANGSFGENLTTQGLDVSGARIGERWRIGSGLLLEVTTGRIPCRTFAGHLGEKAWVKRFTQEAAPGAYLRVLEPGTIRAGDPVEVAHRPDHDVTVSLVFRAVTTERTLLPQLLAAGDALHPEALRDARAYVEKHGV; encoded by the coding sequence ATGAAGCTGCTGACCGTGAATCTGGGCCGCCCCACGGCGTCCGAACACACCAATGGCCCCGGGGGCCTCACCGGAATCGACAAGCATCCGGCCGACGGGCCCGTACAGGTCTCGGACCCCGGCCCCAAGGGCGCGGGCGGCAGCGGGCTGGCCGGCGACGCGGTGTGCGATCTGCGGCACCACGGGGGAACGGACCAGGCGGTGTACGCCTTCGCGCGCGAGGAGCTCGACGCCTGGGAGAAGGCACTGGGCCGGGACCTGGCCAACGGCTCGTTCGGCGAGAACCTCACGACCCAGGGGCTCGATGTGAGCGGGGCCAGGATCGGGGAGCGCTGGCGGATCGGCTCCGGGCTCCTGCTGGAGGTGACCACGGGCCGCATCCCGTGTCGTACGTTCGCGGGTCACCTGGGCGAGAAGGCGTGGGTGAAGCGGTTCACCCAGGAGGCCGCGCCCGGTGCGTACCTGCGGGTGCTGGAGCCGGGAACGATCCGTGCCGGTGATCCGGTCGAGGTGGCGCACCGGCCGGACCACGACGTCACCGTCTCCCTGGTGTTCCGGGCCGTCACGACCGAGCGGACGCTGTTGCCCCAGCTGCTCGCGGCCGGGGACGCCCTGCACCCCGAGGCGCTGCGCGACGCACGGGCGTACGTGGAGAAGCACGGGGTCTGA
- a CDS encoding sigma-70 family RNA polymerase sigma factor gives MRDDETTVIGALVHRAVDGDAQATHDLLAHVHPLALRYCRSRLNRLPGDARHFVEDLAQEVCVAVLMALPRYKDTGRPFEAFVFAIAGHKVADLQRAAMRHPGSTAVPSDEMPERPDDSLGPEERALLSSDAAWAKKLLANLPENQRELLVLRVAVGLTAEETGQMLGMSPGAVRVAQHRALSRLRALAGQ, from the coding sequence ATGCGCGACGACGAGACAACGGTGATCGGTGCTCTGGTGCACCGAGCCGTGGACGGCGACGCGCAGGCCACCCACGATCTGCTGGCCCATGTCCACCCCCTCGCGCTGCGCTACTGCAGGTCCCGGCTGAACCGGCTGCCCGGTGATGCCCGTCACTTCGTGGAGGACCTGGCGCAGGAGGTCTGTGTCGCGGTGCTCATGGCGCTGCCGCGGTACAAGGACACCGGCAGACCCTTCGAAGCCTTCGTCTTCGCCATCGCGGGTCACAAGGTCGCCGACCTCCAGCGCGCCGCCATGCGGCACCCCGGGTCGACGGCCGTGCCCTCCGACGAGATGCCGGAGCGGCCCGACGATTCGCTCGGCCCGGAAGAGCGTGCCCTGCTCAGCAGTGACGCGGCCTGGGCCAAGAAGCTCCTGGCCAACCTCCCGGAGAACCAGCGCGAGCTGCTGGTCCTGCGGGTCGCCGTCGGACTCACGGCCGAGGAGACCGGACAGATGCTGGGGATGTCCCCGGGGGCCGTCCGGGTCGCCCAGCACCGCGCGCTGAGCAGGCTGCGCGCCCTCGCGGGGCAGTAG
- a CDS encoding multicopper oxidase family protein — protein MEKTRGRRRLVRVLVTLGVIAGVFVSAVGVAFAWLWTGADVSTVGKVRFSHRMAVPPLAESTVDADGTRVFDLRMQAGETEFQDGRSTPTWGFNGSYLGPTLRANRGEQVKVRVRNTLDEASSVHWHGMHLPASMDGGPHQPVPAGGDWTPHWKVDQPASTLWYHPHPHGRTAQHVQRGLAGMFLIDDERAKRLALPKKYGVDDLPVVVQDVTFEGARFDHGRFFLANTGFLGKQTLVNGTLDPYREVGDELVRLRLLNASTARIYTFGFDDDRSFDLIGTDGGLLEKAAAMNRVQLSPGERAEIVVRMIPGERTVLRSYPWRGGNSFERRFNGGDDSFDVLELRAAKQLRKSPALPAALGELELPRAEDSVRGRHFELLQSGINGRAMDMDRIDETVVRGTTETWTLRNGGDVTHNFHVHDVQFRVVEVNGKEPEPALRGRKDTVAVPLGTTVKIVLRFDGPADPDTPYMYHCHLLKHEDDGMMGQFVVVDEGQRAGRPPVHAGH, from the coding sequence ATGGAGAAAACCAGGGGGCGGCGGCGGTTGGTACGGGTACTGGTCACGCTGGGCGTGATCGCGGGGGTGTTCGTGTCCGCGGTCGGCGTCGCGTTCGCATGGCTGTGGACCGGCGCCGACGTGAGCACGGTGGGGAAGGTCCGCTTCAGCCATCGGATGGCCGTGCCGCCTCTGGCGGAGTCGACCGTGGACGCGGACGGCACCCGGGTCTTCGATCTGCGCATGCAGGCGGGAGAGACGGAGTTCCAGGACGGGCGGTCCACACCGACCTGGGGCTTCAACGGGAGCTATCTGGGGCCCACGCTGCGCGCGAACCGCGGCGAGCAGGTCAAGGTCCGGGTGAGGAACACCCTGGACGAGGCGTCGAGCGTGCACTGGCACGGCATGCATCTGCCCGCGTCGATGGACGGCGGACCGCACCAGCCGGTCCCTGCGGGCGGCGACTGGACCCCGCACTGGAAGGTCGACCAGCCCGCTTCGACGCTCTGGTACCACCCGCATCCGCACGGCCGGACCGCTCAGCACGTCCAGCGCGGACTGGCCGGCATGTTCCTGATCGACGACGAACGCGCGAAGCGGCTCGCGCTGCCCAAGAAGTACGGGGTCGACGATCTGCCGGTCGTCGTCCAGGACGTGACGTTCGAGGGCGCGCGGTTCGACCACGGGCGCTTCTTCCTCGCGAACACCGGCTTCCTCGGCAAGCAGACCCTGGTGAACGGCACGCTCGACCCGTACCGGGAGGTCGGCGACGAGCTCGTACGGCTTCGCCTGCTCAACGCGTCCACGGCACGCATCTACACCTTCGGCTTCGACGACGACCGTTCGTTCGACCTGATCGGGACCGACGGCGGGCTGCTGGAGAAGGCCGCCGCCATGAACCGCGTCCAGCTCTCCCCGGGCGAGCGTGCCGAGATCGTCGTACGGATGATTCCGGGCGAGCGCACGGTGCTGCGCAGCTATCCGTGGCGCGGCGGGAACTCCTTCGAGCGGCGGTTCAACGGGGGCGACGACTCCTTCGACGTACTGGAGCTGCGGGCGGCGAAGCAGCTGCGGAAGTCGCCCGCCCTGCCCGCGGCCCTGGGCGAGCTCGAACTGCCCCGGGCGGAGGATTCGGTGCGCGGCCGTCACTTCGAACTGCTCCAGTCCGGGATCAACGGCCGCGCGATGGACATGGACCGGATCGACGAGACCGTCGTCCGGGGCACGACGGAGACCTGGACCCTGCGCAACGGTGGCGACGTCACCCACAACTTCCACGTCCACGACGTCCAGTTCAGGGTCGTGGAGGTGAACGGGAAGGAACCGGAGCCCGCGCTGCGTGGCCGCAAGGACACGGTGGCGGTGCCGCTCGGCACGACGGTGAAGATCGTTCTGCGGTTCGACGGGCCGGCCGACCCCGACACTCCGTACATGTACCACTGCCATCTGCTGAAACACGAGGACGACGGGATGATGGGCCAGTTCGTGGTCGTCGACGAGGGACAGCGGGCGGGTCGACCACCGGTGCACGCGGGGCACTAA
- a CDS encoding SDR family NAD(P)-dependent oxidoreductase: MTTALITGATAGIGAAFARRLAGEGHNLVLVARDTERLRVQATELHDRHGIEAEVLTADLSEDKGIAAVEARLRDRHQSVDLLVNNAGFGNKGRYLEVPMADELTMLKVHCEAVLRLTSAAAAGMKERGRGGVINVASVAAFVPRGTYGASKAWVVQFTQGAAKDLAGSGVRLMALCPGFVRTEFHERAGMGTGNIPGWMWLDADKLVTSALADLARGRTVSVPDARYKALMGLVKVTPRGLLGGVTSRTGRKYGPQ; this comes from the coding sequence ATGACGACTGCACTGATTACGGGCGCGACGGCGGGAATCGGGGCCGCTTTCGCGCGGCGGCTCGCGGGCGAGGGGCACAACCTGGTGCTGGTGGCCCGTGACACCGAGCGGCTGCGGGTCCAGGCCACCGAACTGCACGACCGGCACGGCATCGAGGCCGAGGTCCTGACGGCCGACCTCTCCGAGGACAAGGGCATCGCGGCGGTGGAGGCCCGGCTCCGGGATCGCCACCAGTCCGTCGACCTCCTGGTCAACAACGCCGGCTTCGGCAACAAGGGGCGCTATCTGGAGGTCCCCATGGCCGACGAGCTGACGATGCTGAAGGTGCACTGCGAGGCGGTGCTGCGGCTGACGTCCGCCGCGGCGGCCGGGATGAAGGAGCGGGGGCGCGGCGGAGTCATCAACGTGGCGTCCGTCGCGGCGTTCGTGCCGCGCGGGACGTACGGGGCGTCGAAGGCGTGGGTCGTGCAGTTCACCCAGGGTGCGGCCAAGGACCTGGCCGGCTCGGGGGTGCGGCTGATGGCGCTGTGCCCCGGATTCGTGCGGACGGAGTTCCACGAGCGGGCCGGGATGGGGACGGGCAACATCCCCGGCTGGATGTGGCTCGACGCGGACAAGCTGGTGACGAGCGCGCTCGCGGACCTCGCGCGCGGCAGGACCGTGTCGGTTCCCGACGCCCGGTACAAGGCCCTGATGGGGCTGGTGAAGGTGACGCCTCGCGGCCTGCTCGGAGGGGTCACCTCCAGGACAGGCCGCAAGTACGGTCCTCAGTAG